A portion of the Saimiri boliviensis isolate mSaiBol1 chromosome 1, mSaiBol1.pri, whole genome shotgun sequence genome contains these proteins:
- the HAND1 gene encoding heart- and neural crest derivatives-expressed protein 1 isoform X2, with protein sequence MNLVGSYAHHHHHHHSHPAHPMLHEPFLFGPASRCHQERPYFQSWLLSPADAAPDFPAGGPPPAAAAAAAAAAAAYGPDARPGQSPGRLEALGGRLGRRKGSGPKKERRRTESINSAFAELRECIPNVPADTKLSKIKTLRLATSYIAYLMDVLAKDAQSGDPEAFKAELKKADGGRESKRKRELQQHEGFPPAPGPGEKRIKGRTGWPQQVWALELNQ encoded by the exons ATGAACCTCGTGGGCAGCTACgcacaccatcaccaccatcaccattcgCACCCTGCGCACCCCATGCTCCATGAGCCCTTCCTCTTCGGTCCGGCCTCGCGCTGTCACCAGGAACGGCCCTACTTCCAGAGCTGGCTGCTGAGCCCGGCTGACGCTGCCCCGGACTTCCCTGCAGGCGGGCCACCGCCCGcggccgctgccgccgccgccgccgccgccgccgcctatGGTCCTGACGCCAGGCCTGGCCAGAGCCCCGGGCGGCTGGAGGCGCTTGGCGGCCGCCTGGGCCGGCGGAAAGGCTCAGGACCCAAGAAGGAGCGGAGACGCACGGAGAGCATTAACAGCGCATTCGCCGAGCTGCGCGAGTGCATCCCCAACGTGCCGGCCGACACCAAGCTGTCCAAGATCAAGACTCTGCGTCTGGCCACCAGCTACATCGCCTACCTGATGGATGTGCTGGCCAAGGATGCACAGTCTGGCGATCCCGAGGCCTTCAAGGCTGAACTCAAGAAGGCTGATGGCGGCCGTGAGAGCAAGCGGAAAAGGGAGCTG cagcagcacgaAGGCTTTCCTCCTGCCCCGGGCCCAGGCGAGAAGAGGATTAAAGGACGCACCGGCTGGCCGCAGCAAGTCTGGGCCCTGGAGTTAAACCAGTGA
- the HAND1 gene encoding heart- and neural crest derivatives-expressed protein 1 isoform X1 yields the protein MNLVGSYAHHHHHHHSHPAHPMLHEPFLFGPASRCHQERPYFQSWLLSPADAAPDFPAGGPPPAAAAAAAAAAAAYGPDARPGQSPGRLEALGGRLGRRKGSGPKKERRRTESINSAFAELRECIPNVPADTKLSKIKTLRLATSYIAYLMDVLAKDAQSGDPEAFKAELKKADGGRESKRKRELQQQHEGFPPAPGPGEKRIKGRTGWPQQVWALELNQ from the exons ATGAACCTCGTGGGCAGCTACgcacaccatcaccaccatcaccattcgCACCCTGCGCACCCCATGCTCCATGAGCCCTTCCTCTTCGGTCCGGCCTCGCGCTGTCACCAGGAACGGCCCTACTTCCAGAGCTGGCTGCTGAGCCCGGCTGACGCTGCCCCGGACTTCCCTGCAGGCGGGCCACCGCCCGcggccgctgccgccgccgccgccgccgccgccgcctatGGTCCTGACGCCAGGCCTGGCCAGAGCCCCGGGCGGCTGGAGGCGCTTGGCGGCCGCCTGGGCCGGCGGAAAGGCTCAGGACCCAAGAAGGAGCGGAGACGCACGGAGAGCATTAACAGCGCATTCGCCGAGCTGCGCGAGTGCATCCCCAACGTGCCGGCCGACACCAAGCTGTCCAAGATCAAGACTCTGCGTCTGGCCACCAGCTACATCGCCTACCTGATGGATGTGCTGGCCAAGGATGCACAGTCTGGCGATCCCGAGGCCTTCAAGGCTGAACTCAAGAAGGCTGATGGCGGCCGTGAGAGCAAGCGGAAAAGGGAGCTG cagcagcagcacgaAGGCTTTCCTCCTGCCCCGGGCCCAGGCGAGAAGAGGATTAAAGGACGCACCGGCTGGCCGCAGCAAGTCTGGGCCCTGGAGTTAAACCAGTGA